In one window of Neisseria subflava DNA:
- the corA gene encoding magnesium/cobalt transporter CorA, with protein MSKPANPVETTDTLQDQAMQRSNTDNAPRSAIHQTLYSADTFAQHDYLAGKNLPDIVRPQEGQINWLHFVGINDVALLKHALEPYGIHELVIEDILSRKQRPKIEDYGSYVFTAAQVYHYTSTGKLHSDQVYVIIGKDFVLSFQQKPLGLFSHLRRQMYENPHNILNKNTAFLAYCLLDRIVDDYFIVLESYNNRVEAIDKSLFKNENSDILSKIHCLKRDAVRLRRTLLPLRDVFYQLAVRGDFAIFKGESTVYLRDVYDHNMQLIESLDASRDMVLSMMDIYLSFQSNRMNQQMRVLTVITIIFMPLTVITGIYGMNFDNMPELHWHYGYFMVLGVMLCIIIGLLIFFSRRKWL; from the coding sequence ATGAGCAAACCAGCCAATCCAGTTGAGACAACCGACACTCTGCAAGACCAAGCCATGCAGCGCAGCAATACCGACAATGCGCCGCGCTCTGCCATCCATCAGACCCTGTATTCCGCCGATACCTTTGCTCAGCATGATTATCTTGCTGGAAAAAACTTGCCCGATATTGTCCGTCCGCAAGAAGGCCAAATCAACTGGCTGCATTTTGTCGGCATCAATGATGTTGCCTTGCTCAAACACGCGCTTGAGCCTTACGGCATCCATGAGCTGGTTATTGAGGATATTCTCAGCCGCAAGCAACGTCCGAAAATCGAAGACTACGGCAGCTATGTTTTTACTGCCGCACAGGTTTACCACTATACTTCCACAGGCAAACTCCATTCCGACCAAGTGTATGTGATTATCGGCAAAGATTTTGTGTTGTCTTTCCAACAAAAACCGTTGGGTTTGTTCAGCCATCTCCGCCGGCAGATGTACGAAAATCCGCACAATATTTTGAACAAAAATACAGCGTTTCTTGCTTATTGCCTGCTTGACCGCATTGTGGACGACTATTTCATCGTTTTGGAGTCGTACAACAACCGTGTCGAAGCAATAGACAAGTCCCTGTTTAAAAATGAAAACAGCGATATTCTCAGTAAGATTCACTGCCTCAAGCGCGATGCCGTCCGTCTGCGGCGCACGCTTTTACCATTGCGCGATGTGTTCTACCAACTGGCCGTGCGCGGCGATTTTGCTATTTTCAAAGGCGAATCGACCGTCTATCTGCGCGACGTGTACGACCACAATATGCAGCTTATCGAGTCGCTTGATGCCTCGCGTGATATGGTGTTGAGCATGATGGACATTTATCTTTCCTTCCAATCCAACCGTATGAACCAGCAAATGCGCGTGTTGACGGTTATCACCATCATCTTTATGCCGTTGACCGTCATCACCGGCATCTATGGCATGAACTTCGACAATATGCCCGAGCTGCATTGGCATTACGGTTATTTCATGGTTTTGGGTGTGATGCTGTGCATCATCATCGGACTGCTGATTTTCTTTTCGCGTAGAAAGTGGCTGTAA
- a CDS encoding acyl-CoA thioesterase — MKPERQLPSHELIMSELMMPYTANFSGNVHGGDLLRLLDQVAYSCACRYSGTYCVTLSVDKVLFKEPIHVGELVTFYASINYTGRTSMEVGIRVEAQNIHTGEVRHTNSCYFTMVAVEDGKPVPVPPLEINTPRQRCRYERAKKRKELSLQAADKDSGCN, encoded by the coding sequence ATGAAACCGGAACGCCAACTACCTTCCCATGAACTCATCATGTCCGAGCTGATGATGCCTTATACGGCAAACTTCAGCGGCAATGTTCACGGTGGCGATCTTCTGCGCCTGCTTGACCAAGTGGCATATTCCTGCGCCTGCCGTTACAGCGGTACTTATTGTGTTACTCTGTCTGTTGATAAAGTCTTGTTTAAAGAGCCCATTCATGTCGGCGAACTGGTAACCTTTTACGCCAGCATCAACTACACCGGCCGTACCTCTATGGAAGTCGGCATCCGCGTAGAGGCGCAAAACATCCATACTGGCGAAGTGCGTCATACCAACAGCTGCTACTTCACCATGGTTGCCGTTGAAGACGGTAAGCCGGTTCCTGTACCACCTTTGGAAATCAATACTCCGCGCCAACGCTGCCGTTATGAAAGGGCTAAAAAGCGCAAAGAGTTGAGTTTGCAGGCTGCGGACAAAGATTCTGGCTGCAACTAA